A window of the Carassius gibelio isolate Cgi1373 ecotype wild population from Czech Republic chromosome B16, carGib1.2-hapl.c, whole genome shotgun sequence genome harbors these coding sequences:
- the thbs3a gene encoding thrombospondin-3a → MRAINFACVLFHEINVLYDYEEGGFSSQSSSFSPSVNAALSLSLSLSFSLSHSCTAQVCSSGNISCFNASLTNLFWIFSASNLRELFVNMKVWVSLFVFMFVWFAESAQKQDVPVIDVLSLEDVKQTVAAVEKISLALKTLSDVYVMSSFRLPAKLGGVLLGLYNKQDNKKYLEVAIMSKINKVLVRYVREDGKLHTVNLQSPNLADGRSQSVILRVGGLRREYLSLELYVNCRLADSAQRLPPLVALPRDAELVEIRNGHKAYTRMQGSVEYLKLALGGTVAQAGALTDCPFQGDASSYNIVNGEVNSILGDHTKALIGQLIIFNQILGELREDIREQVKEMSLIRNAILECQMCGFHEPRSRCQPNPCFKGVGCMETFDFPGYRCGPCPEGMIGNGTHCQDIDECAEAQPCYTPGACVNTEKGFTCEPCPPGLWGPPLSGFGVEYAKSHRQECSDMDECLDLANACTPNSICVNTIGSYRCGQCKVGYVGNQTAGCFPRKSCASLSFNPCDTNAHCIIQRNGDVTCACNVGWAGNGHTCGKDTDIDGYPDRSLPCMDNDKHCKQDNCIFTPNSGQEDADNDGIGDQCDEDADGDGIKNVEDNCRLVSNKDQQNSDTDSFGDACDNCPTVPNIDQKDTDNNGEGDACDEDIDGDGIQNVLDNCPKVPNPMQTDRDRDGVGDACDSCPEISNPMQTDVDNDLVGDVCDTNQDTDGDGHQDTRDNCPDIPNSSQLDSDNDGIGDDCDDDDDNDGVPDNHAINGIGPDNCRLISNPNQKDSDSNGVGDVCENDFDNDAVMDLIDVCPESAEVTLTDFRAYQTVILDPEGDAQIDPNWVVLNQGMEIVQTMNSDPGLAVGYTAFNGVDFEGTFHVNTVTDDDYAGFIFGYQDSSSFYVVMWKQTEQTYWQSIPFRAMADPGLQLKAVKSRTGPGEFLRNALWHTGDTDGEVKLLWKDPRNIGWQDKTSYRWQLSHRPQVGYIRVKLYEGTEMVADSDVVIDTSMRGGRLGVFCFSQENIIWSNLRYRCNDTVPEDFTTHRKQVLMHIKV, encoded by the exons ATGCGTGCTATCAATTTTGCTTGTGTGCTTTTTCACGAGATTAATGTGTTGTATGATTATGAGGAGGGCGGATTCAGTTCTCAGAGCAGCTCATTCTCTCCTTCAGTAaacgcagctctctctctctctctctctctctctttctctctctctcattcctgTACAGCGCAGGTTTGTTCCAGTGGAAATATTTCGTGTTTCAATGCATCGCTGACGAATCTGTTCTGGATATTTTCTGCATCAAATTTGCGTGAATTATTTGTAAACATGAAAGTTTGGGTCAGTCTCTTCGTGTTTATGTTCGTCTGGTTCGCAGAGAGCGCACAGAAACAAGATGTACCGG TGATAGACGTGTTGAGTTTGGAGGATGTGAAGCAGACCGTGGCTGCGGTGGAGAAGATCTCTTTAGCTCTGAAGACTCTCAGTGATGTGTATGTGATGTCTTCCTTCCGTCTGCCTGCTAAACTGGGTGGAGTTCTGCTGGGCCTCTACAACAAGCAGGATAACAAGAAATACCTGGAGGTTGCCATCATGAGCAAGATCAACAAAg TTCTGGTCCGGTATGTTCGAGAAGATGGGAAGCTGCACACAGTAAACCTGCAGAGCCCAAACCTGGCAGACGGACGGTCTCAGTCTGTTATACTCCGTGTGGGTGGCCTGCGCAGAGAGTACCTGAGCCTCGAGCTCTATGTGAACTGTCGCCTGGCTGACTCTGCCCAGCGGCTGCCCCCATTGGTCGCTCTGCCCAGAGATGCAGAGCTGGTGGAGATTCGTAATGGCCACAAGGCATACACTCGGATGCAG GGTTCAGTGGAGTATCTTAAACTGGCTCTAGGGGGCACTGTTGCCCAGGCTGGGGCACTTACCGACTGTCCCTTTCAGGGGGATGCCTCTTCATATAACATAG tGAACGGCGAGGTTAATTCTATTCTAG GTGACCACACtaaagctctgattggccagctgatcATCTTTAATCAGATCTTGGGAGAGCTGAGAGAGGACATAAGAGAGCAG GTGAAAGAAATGTCGCTCATCAGGAATGCTATTCTGGAGTGCCAGATGTGTG GATTTCATGAGCCGCGTTCCCGCTGTCAGCCCAACCCCTGCTTTAAGGGTGTGGGCTGCATGGAGACGTTTGATTTCCCAGGGTACCGCTGTGGCCCCTGTCCCGAGGGCATGATAGGGAACGGCACACACTGTCAGGATATAGATGAG TGTGCAGAGGCTCAGCCGTGTTATACACCAGGTGCATGTGTCAACACAGAAAAAGGTTTCACCTGTGAGCCCTGCCCGCCCGGACTGTGGGGTCCTCCTCTTTCTGGATTCGGTGTGGAATATGCAAAGAGTCATCGTCAG GAATGCTCTGATATGGATGAATGTCTTGATTTGGCCAATGCCTGCACACCCAACTCCATCTGCGTCAACACCATT GGATCATATCGATGCGGTCAGTGCAAGGTTGGATATGTTGGGAATCAGACAGCTGGATGTTTCCCTCGGAAATCGTGCGCTTCGCTCAGTTTCAACCCCTGTGACACTAACGCTCACTGCATCATTCAGCGGAACGGCGACGTCACCTGCGCT TGTAATGTCGGATGGGCCGGTAACGGTCACACCTGTGGGAAGGACACGGATATTGATGGTTATCCGGATCGCTCCTTGCCCTGCATGGACAATGACAAGCACTGCAAACAG gacAACTGCATCTTCACGCCCAACTCTGGTCAGGAAGATGCAGACAATGACGGGATTGGAGACCAGTGTGATGAGGATGCAGATGGAGACGGGATAAAGAACGTAGAG GATAACTGTCGGTTGGTTTCCAATAAAGATCAGCAGAACTCTGACACTGATTCGTTCGGTGATGCATGTGATAACTGTCCCACCGTTCCCAACATCGATCAGAAAGACACTGACAATAACGGAGAGGGAGATGCTTGTGATGAAGACATCGATGGAGACG GAATCCAGAATGTGCTGGATAACTGTCCCAAAGTGCCGAACCCGATGCAGACGGACCGGGACAGAGACGGAGTGGGGGATGCATGTGACAGCTGTCCTGAGATCAGCAACCCCATGCAG ACCGATGTAGACAATGACTTAGTCGGGGATGTTTGTGACACCAATCAAGACAC tgatGGAGACGGACACCAGGACACTCGAGATAACTGCCCCGACATTCCAAACAGCTCTCAGCTGGACTCGGACAATGACGGCATCGGAGATGACTGTGACGATGACGATGATAACGACGGGGTCCCGGACAATCATGCCATCAACGGCATCGGACCCGATAACTGCAGACTTATTTCCAACCCCAACCAGAAAGACTCAGACA GTAACGGAGTCGGTGATGTTTGTGAGAATGACTTTGACAATGATGCGGTGATGGATTTGATTGACGTGTGTCCAGAAAGTGCTGAAGTCACACTTACAGATTTCAGAGCCTATCAGACGGTCATTCTGGACCCAGAGGGTGACGCTCAGATCGACCCCAACTGGGTGGTGCTCAATCAG GGTATGGAGATTGTTCAAACCATGAACAGTGACCCGGGATTGGCAGTGG GTTACACAGCGTTTAATGGTGTGGACTTCGAGGGAACTTTTCACGTTAACACGGTGACTGACGACGACTACGCCGGCTTCATCTTTGGATATCAGGATTCGTCTAGTTTCTATGTGGTGATGTGGAAGCAGACCGAACAGACGTACTGGCAGTCGATCCCCTTCAGGGCCATGGCTGATCCTGGACTGCAGCTCAAG GCAGTGAAGTCTCGTACAGGTCCAGGTGAGTTCCTTCGTAATGCTCTGTGGCACACGGGGGATACGGATGGAGAGGTGAAACTGCTCTGGAAAGACCCACGAAACATCGGCTGGCAAGATAAGACTTCGTACCGGTGGCAGCTCAGCCATCGGCCACAAGTCGGGTACATCAG GGTGAAGCTGTATGAAGGCACAGAGATGGTGGCTGACTCTGATGTTGTGATTGACACCAGTATGAGAGGGGGCCGTCTGGGCGTGTTCTGCTTCTCTCAAGAGAACATCATTTGGTCCAATCTGCGCTACCGCTGTAACG ATACTGTTCCAGAGGACTTCACTACACACCGTAAACAGGTTCTAATGCACATAAAGGTGTGA
- the mtx1a gene encoding metaxin-1a, which produces MAAPSELFCWKDGLGLPSVNTDCLIVLAYARFAGAPLKIHKICNPWRSPTGSLPALRTKDEGSCSQPSQIIIQLRKQKYNADFDLSAKEGADTLAFISLLEERLLPALIYALWIDPKNYVEVTRRWHGENMSFPLNFFQPGRMQNRQLERLRLIRGNSSLEAGEEAEKELYHDALECLNLLSQRLGSNKFFFGDSPSSLDAYVFGHLVPLIKIRLPNCQLQQNLKNLDNLNTFCCNILSLYFPSESKEGVNRPMSSTQHGSDFDNEPYKRRKQLLSVLVAVAAMLSYALFTGIVAIEHVQEGEPIGPASLRGPSHEEEED; this is translated from the exons ATGGCGGCGCCCAGTGAGCTGTTCTGCTGGAAGGATGGCTTGGGTTTACCGTCAGTAAACACGGACTGTCTCATCGTGCTG GCATATGCTCGCTTTGCTGGAGCTCCGCTCAAAATTCACAAGATTTGTAAcccctggagaagcccaacag GGTCACTTCCTGCTCTCAGGACCAAAGATGAAGGCAGCTGCTCCCAACCCAGTCAGATCATCATTCAGTTGAGGAAACAG AAATACAATGCAGACTTTGATCTGTCGGCCAAAGAGGGCGCAGACACGCTGGCCTTCATCTCACTGCTGGAGGAGCGGCTGTTACCTGCACTG ATCTATGCTTTATGGATCGATCCTAAAAACTATGTGGAGGTGACGCGCCGCTGGCATGGAGAGAATATGTCCTTCCCGCTCAACTTCTTCCAGCCGGGCCGCATGCAGAACAGACAGCTTGAGCGACTCCGCCTGATCCGGGGAAACAGTTCGCTGGAGGCAGGGGAAGAGGCAGAGAAGGAG CTTTACCACGATGCTCTGGAGTGCCTCAATCTTCTCTCTCAGCGTCTGGGATCGAACAAATTTTTCTTTGGCGATTC gccCTCTTCTCTAGATGCATATGTCTTTGGTCATCTAGTTCCGCTTATCAAGATCCGTCTGCCTAACTGCCAACTGCAGCAGAACTTGAAGAATCTGGACAACTTGAACACATTTTGCTGTAACATCCTGAGCTTGTACTTCCCCAGCGAGAGTAAAG AGGGCGTCAATCGTCCGATGTCCAGCACACAGCATGGGAGCGACTTTGACAACGAGCCATATAAGAGACGCAAGCAGCTGCTGTCAGTGCTGGTCGCAGTCGCAGCGATGCTGAGCTACGCTCTCTTCACCGGCATAGTAGCTATTGAGCATGTGCAGGAGGGGGAGCCCATAGGCCCCGCCTCACTCAGAGGCCCCTCccatgaggaagaggaggactga